One Phoenix dactylifera cultivar Barhee BC4 chromosome 8, palm_55x_up_171113_PBpolish2nd_filt_p, whole genome shotgun sequence genomic window carries:
- the LOC103721329 gene encoding plant cysteine oxidase 2-like isoform X2 — protein sequence MRVEGRLASERRRPSPERSTKRRRRSGSMTTRVQTLFETCKEVFADGQAGTVPSPEDVDRLRFVLDNMNGLDVGVAENMPYFRNKESGGTPRITYLHLYERDKFSIGIFCLPPSGVIPLHNHPGMTVFSKLLFGSMHIKSYDWVDIPQDSNDVINPAQSRPPEVRLAKVKTDAIFTAPCETSILYPADGGNMHCFTARTSCAVLDVLGPPYSDSEGRHCTYYNDFPYATFPGAADVAPGEDEGYAWLEAREKPDDFIVVGAKYRGPRIVER from the exons ATGAGGGTGGAGGGCAGGTTGGcgtcggagaggaggaggcCGTCGCCGGAGAGGAGCACGAAGCGCCGAAGAAGGTCGGGCTCGATGACGACGCGAGTCCAGACGCTGTTCGAGACCTGCAAGGAGGTGTTTGCCGACGGCCAGGCCGGTACCGTGCCGTCGCCGGAGGACGTCGATCGGCTCCGGTTCGTTCTCG ATAACATGAATGGATTAGATGTTGGTGTAGCTGAAAACATGCCATATTTTCGGAACAAGGAGTCCGGAGGAACTCCCAGAATAACATATCTACACCTTTACGAGCGTGATAAGTTCTCG ATTGGTATCTTCTGTTTGCCTCCATCAGGTGTCATTCCACTTCATAATCACCCAGGCATGACTGTATTCAGCAAGCTTCTCTTTGGCTCCATGCACATCAAGTCGTATGACTGGGTCGATATTCCTCAAGATTCCAACGATGTCATCAACCCTGCACAGT CACGACCCCCAGAAGTGCGTTTGGCAAAGGTCAAGACCGATGCCATCTTTACAGCACCATGCGAGACCTCGATACTTTATCCTGCAGATGGAGGCAATATGCACTGTTTCACTGCAAGGACATCTTGTGCAGTGCTGGATGTCCTCGGTCCTCCTTATTCCGACTCTGAAGGAAGACACTGCACGTATTACAATGACTTTCCTTATGCAACTTTCCCcg GAGCTGCGGATGTGGCGCCTGGTGAGGACGAGGGCTACGCTTGGCTGGAAGCGAGAGAGAAACCGGATGACTTCATTGTAGTTGGGGCAAAATATAGGGGCCCGAGAATAGTGGAGCGCTGA
- the LOC103721329 gene encoding plant cysteine oxidase 2-like isoform X1, producing MRVEGRLASERRRPSPERSTKRRRRSGSMTTRVQTLFETCKEVFADGQAGTVPSPEDVDRLRFVLDNMNGLDVGVAENMPYFRNKESGGTPRITYLHLYERDKFSIGIFCLPPSGVIPLHNHPGMTVFSKLLFGSMHIKSYDWVDIPQDSNDVINPAQSARPPEVRLAKVKTDAIFTAPCETSILYPADGGNMHCFTARTSCAVLDVLGPPYSDSEGRHCTYYNDFPYATFPGAADVAPGEDEGYAWLEAREKPDDFIVVGAKYRGPRIVER from the exons ATGAGGGTGGAGGGCAGGTTGGcgtcggagaggaggaggcCGTCGCCGGAGAGGAGCACGAAGCGCCGAAGAAGGTCGGGCTCGATGACGACGCGAGTCCAGACGCTGTTCGAGACCTGCAAGGAGGTGTTTGCCGACGGCCAGGCCGGTACCGTGCCGTCGCCGGAGGACGTCGATCGGCTCCGGTTCGTTCTCG ATAACATGAATGGATTAGATGTTGGTGTAGCTGAAAACATGCCATATTTTCGGAACAAGGAGTCCGGAGGAACTCCCAGAATAACATATCTACACCTTTACGAGCGTGATAAGTTCTCG ATTGGTATCTTCTGTTTGCCTCCATCAGGTGTCATTCCACTTCATAATCACCCAGGCATGACTGTATTCAGCAAGCTTCTCTTTGGCTCCATGCACATCAAGTCGTATGACTGGGTCGATATTCCTCAAGATTCCAACGATGTCATCAACCCTGCACAGT CAGCACGACCCCCAGAAGTGCGTTTGGCAAAGGTCAAGACCGATGCCATCTTTACAGCACCATGCGAGACCTCGATACTTTATCCTGCAGATGGAGGCAATATGCACTGTTTCACTGCAAGGACATCTTGTGCAGTGCTGGATGTCCTCGGTCCTCCTTATTCCGACTCTGAAGGAAGACACTGCACGTATTACAATGACTTTCCTTATGCAACTTTCCCcg GAGCTGCGGATGTGGCGCCTGGTGAGGACGAGGGCTACGCTTGGCTGGAAGCGAGAGAGAAACCGGATGACTTCATTGTAGTTGGGGCAAAATATAGGGGCCCGAGAATAGTGGAGCGCTGA